From a single Paenibacillus sp. FSL R5-0345 genomic region:
- a CDS encoding MOSC domain-containing protein, protein MEIISLNVGRPVTVDYRGKPLETGIYKMPVEGAVQLHTNGFVGDGQADLKHHGGPDKAVCAYPIEHYSYWEKQLGKKLEYSVFGENITTAGLLETDVCIGDVYEIGTTVLQVSQPRYPCFKISQKHGPADLPAQVLDTRYSGFYLRVLREGKISTGDAIVKKEDGAGGASVAHVLHLMQVGLQEEAALAELAELEALSAVVRNKFRKQLGLSED, encoded by the coding sequence ATGGAGATCATCTCGCTTAACGTGGGTCGCCCGGTAACAGTGGATTATCGGGGAAAACCTTTGGAGACTGGGATTTATAAAATGCCTGTAGAAGGAGCGGTTCAGTTACATACCAACGGTTTTGTCGGAGATGGTCAAGCGGATCTAAAACATCATGGAGGCCCTGATAAGGCGGTCTGTGCCTATCCGATTGAGCATTATTCCTACTGGGAGAAGCAGCTAGGAAAGAAGCTGGAATACTCTGTCTTCGGGGAAAATATAACAACTGCCGGCTTATTGGAGACAGACGTGTGCATAGGTGATGTGTACGAAATAGGCACCACTGTGCTGCAGGTCAGCCAGCCACGTTATCCTTGCTTCAAAATCTCGCAAAAGCATGGTCCGGCAGATCTCCCCGCTCAAGTGCTGGATACTAGATATAGCGGATTTTATTTGCGCGTGCTTCGTGAGGGGAAGATTTCAACCGGAGATGCCATTGTTAAAAAAGAAGATGGTGCTGGCGGTGCGTCCGTAGCGCATGTTCTGCATTTAATGCAGGTGGGCCTGCAAGAGGAAGCTGCACTGGCTGAGCTTGCGGAGCTAGAAGCTCTCTCTGCTGTAGTTCGGAACAAGTTTCGAAAACAGCTGGGTCTGTCGGAAGATTAG
- a CDS encoding GNAT family N-acetyltransferase, producing the protein MFNYVIDEELMLKPLMPEHARHLFTLVEHSRDRLRQWLPWVDAVTEQAHTLDFIKNTIKQSTENGAFTAGLWVRGELAGVIGYHQIDWHNRSVGIGYWLGEGFEGKGYMTSACRVLVDYALLEMELQRVEIRCATGNVSSRAIPERLGFVLEGVIRQAEKLPDGYVNHAVYGLLRSEWQLLG; encoded by the coding sequence TTGTTTAATTATGTCATCGATGAAGAGCTGATGTTAAAGCCGCTCATGCCGGAGCACGCTCGGCACTTGTTCACGTTAGTAGAGCACTCACGGGATCGACTAAGACAATGGCTCCCTTGGGTGGATGCCGTTACGGAACAGGCTCACACTCTAGATTTCATCAAAAATACGATTAAACAAAGTACCGAGAATGGTGCTTTTACCGCTGGACTATGGGTTCGTGGTGAGCTCGCCGGTGTGATTGGGTATCACCAGATTGACTGGCATAACCGATCCGTTGGAATCGGCTACTGGCTTGGTGAAGGATTTGAAGGCAAAGGGTATATGACCAGTGCCTGTCGTGTTCTAGTGGACTATGCACTTCTGGAAATGGAGCTGCAACGTGTAGAAATCCGCTGCGCAACCGGCAATGTTTCCAGTAGAGCGATTCCGGAACGGCTTGGTTTTGTGCTTGAGGGTGTGATTAGACAGGCAGAGAAATTGCCAGATGGCTACGTGAACCACGCCGTATACGGTTTGTTGCGTAGCGAGTGGCAATTGCTCGGCTAA
- a CDS encoding GNAT family N-acetyltransferase, which produces MKLSNKDRLIIRFSEIKDVRELIHLDHLIWTEHTSPGPLMWRSQEDYLLNAPPGSQLVALKDDKLCGYVGFGCPSRMESNRHVCEVYIAVHPDYQRLGIGRQLIEAIKEHAAENAIRKLRLRVLSCNESALSFYRKCGFVEEGRLQEEFYLGGRYVDEIFMCCMLTGGEGYGDHLA; this is translated from the coding sequence ATGAAACTAAGCAATAAGGATAGGCTTATCATAAGGTTCTCAGAGATTAAAGACGTGCGGGAACTGATTCATCTGGATCATTTGATCTGGACGGAGCACACTAGCCCGGGGCCTTTAATGTGGCGTTCCCAAGAGGATTACCTATTGAATGCTCCTCCGGGTTCGCAACTTGTAGCGCTGAAGGATGACAAGCTTTGCGGATATGTTGGGTTTGGTTGTCCTAGTCGAATGGAGAGCAACAGGCATGTGTGCGAAGTCTATATTGCTGTCCATCCAGATTATCAACGCTTAGGTATTGGCCGACAGCTCATAGAGGCGATTAAGGAACATGCCGCAGAAAATGCTATTCGGAAGCTTCGTCTACGCGTATTATCCTGCAATGAGTCAGCGCTTTCTTTTTATCGTAAATGTGGATTTGTAGAAGAGGGACGTCTGCAGGAAGAGTTTTATCTTGGCGGTCGTTATGTGGATGAAATATTTATGTGCTGCATGCTGACAGGAGGAGAAGGATATGGAGATCATCTCGCTTAA